In the Metabacillus endolithicus genome, one interval contains:
- a CDS encoding HD-GYP domain-containing protein yields the protein MPILEKASTIVEQHHERYNGTGYPKGLKGDDISFLANIVAVIDSFDAMTSVRVYSQGRPLESALEEIKKERGRLFHPEVVDAFLFIQKKGEL from the coding sequence ATTCCTATATTAGAAAAAGCGAGCACGATTGTAGAACAACACCATGAAAGATATAACGGCACAGGATATCCCAAAGGCCTAAAAGGTGATGATATCTCATTTTTAGCCAATATTGTTGCAGTCATAGATTCATTTGATGCTATGACTAGTGTACGTGTTTATAGTCAAGGACGCCCCTTAGAATCAGCTCTAGAAGAAATTAAGAAAGAGAGAGGACGTTTGTTTCATCCTGAGGTGGTCGATGCCTTTTTGTTCATTCAAAAGAAAGGGGAACTTTAA
- a CDS encoding HD-GYP domain-containing protein — protein MNSKNNNIIHIPYGGYKNETSINGVTIRQLTEKKGLDILHHRLGDGNRWAVGPIAGWDGLEFVYILKGSLSWKEKDTLKIASIGDHLIMDPILEDTLFKAIGETEFLYISSDSMYDSVDEQVKEYMDLAVTVEEKDGYTADHCSRIKDLSMKVGEVMGLSSEAMLELNFGSFLHDIGKTKVPDRILNKPGKQSRGV, from the coding sequence TTGAATTCTAAAAACAACAACATTATCCATATCCCTTACGGGGGATATAAAAATGAGACTAGCATTAATGGTGTTACGATTCGTCAGCTAACTGAAAAAAAGGGATTAGACATCCTTCATCATAGACTTGGAGATGGTAACCGTTGGGCAGTTGGTCCTATCGCTGGATGGGATGGTCTTGAATTTGTTTACATCCTTAAAGGATCTCTTTCGTGGAAAGAAAAAGACACATTAAAGATAGCTTCAATAGGAGATCATCTTATCATGGATCCTATTTTAGAAGACACCTTATTTAAAGCTATAGGAGAAACAGAATTTTTATACATCTCTTCTGATAGCATGTATGACAGTGTCGATGAACAGGTAAAGGAATATATGGACCTTGCAGTAACGGTAGAGGAAAAAGATGGATATACTGCAGACCATTGTAGTCGAATTAAGGACCTCTCTATGAAAGTTGGCGAAGTAATGGGACTTTCATCGGAAGCAATGTTGGAATTAAACTTCGGTTCATTCTTACACGACATAGGGAAAACAAAAGTTCCAGATCGCATATTGAATAAGCCTGGCAAACAAAGTCGAGGAGTATGA